The sequence TCCGATTTCACATCTTCGAAAGGCGATAGGACCGGCTGGACTGGGATCAAAACGTGAAAACGGCTACCCATTCCCTCTTTGCTCTCGCATTCGATGGTCCCGTTCATGGCGTTCACGATCTTTTGCGATATGGCGAGTCCCAATCCCATGCCGCCGTACTCGCGCGTCCAGCTCCCGTCGATCTGCGAAAACGGTTTGAAGAGCATCTTCTGGTTTTCCGCGGAAATCCCGATTCCGGTGTCCTCCACTGTGAGTCTTAGGATGTATCCATCGCTTCGCGACGTCAGGCGCGTGCGGACACGCACGAAGCCTTTGTCGGTGAACTTGACCGCGTTGTTCACCAGATTGAGCATCACCTGTCTCAGGCGTCCTTCGTCCAAGAGCAACAGAACATCCTCGAACCCGTCTTCGCTAGAATCCATGTAGGTCAGCTCGACGTCTTTGGCCGCGGCCTGCGGCTCGAGCAGAAATACCACATTCTGGCAGACTTCCTGATAGGAAACGCGATCCTCTGATAGCTTGAGCTTTCCGCGTTCGATGCGGCTGAAATCGAGGATTTCGTCGATCAGCCTCAGGAGTTGTTCCGCGGATTGACGGATCAAGCCGAGCTCCTTTTGGCTCAAATCGTCTTTTGATTCCCGTTGAAGCTTCTCCACGTAACCAATGATCGGATTCAGCGGAGTTCTCAGTTCATGCGAAGTGGTCGCGAGAAACTCGCTCTTCGCAACCGAAGCCGCCTTGGCCGCTTCCATAGCGGCTTCCAGTTCCTCGTTGCGCTTCTTCAAGTCTACAGTGCGCTTTTCCACCTTTCGCTCGAGTTCCGCATTCATGTCTCGGAGAGATGCGTCGCGCTTGCTGATCTTTTCCAACATGAGATTGAAGCTGTCGACCAACTTGCCGATTTCATCGTTGTAGCGCTTGCGCGCCCGTCGCTCGAGCGTGTCTTCGTTGGTTACGTCGGAAGTCACCTCGACGAGCTCCTGTATCGGTTCGGTTATCAGCTTTATCAGTCGGGCCGCGAGAAGGAGCGTGATGCCCACGCCTGCGCTCAGTAGGAGCAGCGCCATCCAGATGCTTCGGTTTACGAATCGAGTGTAGGAATCGGTCCCCATCTCGATCAGCAGCTTCCCGAGGAACTGGCCGTCTTCGCTATGGATGTCGCTGGCGAAGTGGAGACGCTTGCCCATCCATTTTTCGCCATCGAAATCTGGATACTCCGAAGGGGCGCTGCCTTGCGTGCGAGAGTACGAGGAAAAGACATTTCCCTGTTCATCATACAGTACGACCGCTTCGAGATCGGCTTCAGCCTTCAGCGAGTCGACGTATTCCTTGGCCGTAGCAGGATCCTGATACAGAAGCGCCGCCTCCGTATTGCTCTCCAGAATCTCGCTCAACGCTCGCAGCATGCTGACCTTTCGCTCCAGGAAGGAGTCCCACTCGCGGTAGAGCGAGATCGAAAGCAATCCGGTCAAGGTGACGAGGCTGGAGATGGCGCAAATCCCCAGGAGCTTATTTCTCAGGGAGAGGTTGCGGAAACGCGACTGGAAAGCTGCTTTCATTTTGCTCATCGTATTTCAAGAGCGACGTCCAGTAGCTTGGACCTGAAGTCGACTCCGTGCTCTCGCGCGTTTTCGATGTGAATCATAAACCGGATGGTGTTCCTGCGGGTCACAAACTCGATGCATCCCCCCGCGCTGAGAAAGCCCTCCTCCTCGCCGATGGTCAGGATGTCGTGCTCCCGGCACGTCTTCATGAGCCGGCTCCAGCTCGATTTGTGCCCCTTGGCAACGTAAAGCACATCGATCGCTGAGAGGTCGTCTCCAGGATCTATGGTGACGATTTGCACAACGTCGCTGCGACCAGGCTGCTTGATGGCGCCCGCAGCGAGTCGACGCTCGATCTCTTTCGAGCCAACGACTCCGATCACGATGCCGTCCGCGGCCTGATCAGCGGTCCAGTTCACGTATTGGAGAAAACCGCTGATGTAGTTCGCCTTCACCTCGTCGATCTGCATCAACTGCCCGCTCGCTGGCGTGATGAGGCACGCGCAAGCGACGAAGGCGCTCGCCAAAACCGATAGCAATCTGGAGGGCAGGTGGCTCATCTCGACGGGGCTAGAACTCGACTTTCACCTCCAAATACACTTCTCGCTTCATTTCGGTCCAGTGCCCGAAAAAGTCCTTCAGCCGGGCTTCCTGGGTGTAGGGATCCAACAGGTTGCGACCGACGAGGGAGAGCCGGACATGGTCGGACTTCATCCACGTTAGGCGGGTGTCGAGCTGGAAGATCGAAGGCTGATACCCTTTCGGGAAATCGTAGCCGCTCGAGTAGCGGAGGCCTGTATCCATTCTCCAATGACTGTTGAACGTCGACTCGAGGTTCAATGTCGCGAGGTGGCCGGGCGTGCTGTTGTCGAATTCCGAGAGCGAGAAGTCGATCGAAGACTGCACGAAGGGATCATCGGTCTCCACGATCGATTCGAAGGAATCCACCAGGCGCGAATAGGAAAAGGACGTTCGCAGCCAGTCGCTGACCTTCCAGTCGCCAAAAACTTCGAACCCGTAGGCGTCTCCCTTCAGCAGGTTCGTGTAGCTGCCTTGAACGTCGAGGTAAGGATATTCGACCCCGAGGACCGGCGTGGCGCTGATTCCGATCCGAGCGAAAATTTCGTCGTAGGAATAGGAAAACGCGTTGAAGGACAGGCTTCCTTTCTCGTCGTCGAACACTTTGCGGTAGCCGATTTCGAGGGCATCCAATCGCTCCGTGTCGAGTTCTTCATTGGAGCGGGCGTCGGTTAGATTGCGATCAATGATGATTGGACCTCCCGGAGTTGGGATCGACAAGGGTTCGTCCACGATCTTTCCGCTGCGAAGGCTATCGATCACGCTGAGCGAAACCGGGGTGGTGCGCTGGGCTTGCGAGAAGGAGAGCCAGACCCGGCTCGACCGGTCGAGGTCGTAGATGATGCGGGCGTTTGGCGATATCGTATCGAGCTTGGACTTGTCCTCGTACCGGGCGTCCAAGCCCCAGGAGAGCAGGAGCTGGTCCGGCGCCAGCTCCCACTCGTGCTGGAAACCGGAATAAAGGGCGAAATTGTGCAGCAGATCGCTAGTGAAATCCGAGGCTTTGGTGGAGTCGGTGTATTCCTCGTCGTAGGCACCGCCAAGATTTACGTTCAACACCTGCGTATCCGACAGAGGAATACGCGCTCGTCCCTCGACGCCACCCGTCGCGATGCCGAAAGCGGCATACGGCGCTTCCATGTCGGAGTAGGCGACCCAGCTGCGCACGGAGTAGGCGCTGTCGTTGGAGTTGTTTCGCGTCCACTTCACCTGGGCGTTCGCCCCTTTGAAGGTCTCGCTATCGGCCATGAACTCGAGCGCTCCTGTGTCGAAGTTCGCCAGATTGTAGGCGTATCCAAGGTCGGAATAGAAGACTTCGCCGGACACGCTGATCAGGTCGCGCGAGCTCGGGCGCTTGTCGTAGCGAAAGCCCGCGCGTGCCGTATCCCACTCGTTTCCGTAGTCGAAGCGAGTGAAACTGGAGTCGCGCATGTCGCCCTTCACGAAAACGCGAGCGGAGCTGGATTCGTCGATCGCCCATCCCACGCGCCCCGCCACGCCCCGGCTTTCGGTGCCCAGCTTCGTTTCCAGTATGGTTCCTTCGGTTTCAAAAGCGGTCTTCATGAGCACGTTGACCATGCCGTTGACCGCGTTGTTGTCCCAGGTGCCGCCGCCTGGCCCGTAGGCGACCTCCACCGAGGCGACGTCTTCCATGAGCATGTCGTGCTGGCTGCCGAACAGGCCCGCGAAGATCGTGCTGTAGACGTTCTGCTCGTCCACAGTGAACTGCACACGATTGAAGAACCTCGAGTTTATGCCGCGGATGCCGAGGCCCCAGATGCCGTTGCTTGGACGGACGATATGGGTTCCCGGGGCGTAGCGCAGCATTTCCGGGAGCGAGTCGACGGGCAGGTTCTCGATTGCATCTTGGTCGAACACGAACGAACCGGTCGGAGCGTTGAAAAGCTGCGAGGGCAGTTTGGATGAGACGACGGCAGGCACCTTCCCAAGCTCCTCCAACGAAAGCTCGGAAAGCGAAGGCTCTTCGCCCTCCCTGAACTGAGCTAGAGCATTGGAGAGAAGGAAGAAGGGGGACAAGAGTGCAGCCAGAATTAGGCGCCCGTAACACGACCTAATCTTTCTGACTATGAATTCCATATTTTTGAGAGGTAACACGGCGAGTATCCCTAGGCGCTTCCTCCGCGCAAGTAATTATATTACCGGAACTTGGATACAGGAGCCTCCCTCGCTGACAATCGCCGGATTTACTAGCCGCTCGCTAGGGGCGGCCTCTTAGAGTGGATCCTCTTCGCAGTCGCCTGAGACTGCTTCAAGCCGCTCATTTGGCTGGGCGACCTGCGGGACAAAGTTGGCCGCCAGCAGGATAACTCGACAAGGCCGATCCTCTGCTTCGGAAAACGCGGCATCGCATGCGAAGCCAGACAGGAACGGCCGGGAGGCAGCGATCTCGCTTAGAACTGCGAGCGAACGTCTAACAGCATTGCCTCTTGCAAGGTGGAGGGTGGGCGGTACAACCGGTGCCGAATTATCGCCCAGCGCCTCCCTCGGGAACTGGCGAGAAACCCTCATACCGGAAAGCGAACTATGTCCGAAAAGCCTCTCATCAAGCACCTGTACACCGCCGATCCATCGGCGCACGTATTTGAAGGCAAGCTATACATCTACCCGTCTCACGACCGCGAAACGGATCAGCCGACCAACGACAACGGCGATCAGTACGACATGGTGGACTATCATGTGTTCTCCATGGAGTCCATCGACGGGGAGGTCACGGACCACGGCGTCGCCCTCGACATGAAGGACGTACCTTGGGTTAAACAGCAGATGTGGGCGCCGGACGCCGCTGCTAAGAACGGCAAGTACTACCTTTACTTTCCGGCTCGCGGAAAGGACGACATCTTCCGCATCGGCGTGGCGGTGGGAAATCGACCGGAAGGACCGTTCACCCCTCAGCCCGAACCGATGAAAGGCAGCTTCAGCATCGACCCGGCCGTGTTCGTCGACGATGACAACGAGGCCTACATCTACTTTGGCGGCATCTGGGGCGGACAGTTGCAAAACTGGGAAGGCGACTCCTTCGACCCCGACGGCAAGGAGCCGGAAGGGGATGCTCCTGCCTTGCTGCCGCGCGTGGCCAAGTTGACCGATGACATGCTTGAGTTCGCCGAAACGCCTCGTCGCATCGAGATCTTGGACGAAAATGGCGATCTGCTGAAGGGGGGCGACCACGACCGCCGCTTTTTCGAAGCAGCTTGGCTGCACAAGTACAACGGCAAATACTACTTTTCGTACTCCACTGGCGACACCCACTATCTCTGCTATGCGATGGGGGACTCGCCCTATGGCCCCTTCACCTATGGAGGCCGCATTCTGGAGCCAGTGCTGGGCTGGACGACTCACCACTCCATCGTCGAGTTCAAGGGCAAGTGGTACCTCTTTCACCACGATTGCGAACTCTCGGATGGCGTGAACCATCTCCGCAACGTCAAGGTGAAGGAGATCTTCTACGACGACGATGGGAAGATCCTGCCCGCTAAATGATGACCCGCGATTTCGAACAGTAGTTTCTAGTTGCAACAAGGGGCGGCTCGTGCGAGTCGCCCCTTTTCGTATACCTGAATCGTGGGTGGAGCGGGAACTCCGGGCCCGCTCTCTTTGAGTCCCCACTCACCAGCCGAGCCACTGGCTCAGCGTCCGCGAAATATCCTCTGCCATGGCCCTGTGCTGAGGCGAGATGGGATGAGCGTCGCGCTTCGTGCCCGGGTAAGTCGTATCGAAAAAATGGTGACTCGCATAGTCGGAGCCATCCGCCGATACCGTGGCGATGGTCTCCTCGATATAGCTGTTCAACGCCTCTTTCTTTGGATCGCCGTCCCCGAACCAAGGGCTGGATATCAAGAGGATCCTGGCATTCGGATGCACCTCATGAATGCGCCTCACGAACGCCACGTATGCCGAAACGAAATGCTCGCGCTCCGGAATCCCTTGGCTGAAATCATTCGTGCCGAGGCAGACGGTCACCAAGTCGGGCGAGAAGCGGTCATGATTCCACTGGAGCGACTCGTTGTCTGGCAATACGCGCTCGAAGAGTTGCGGTCCGGTAGCGGGCTCGCTGAGACCTTGCCAATCGCGAATCAAACCGCGCCCGCCGTAGCTCACCAGATGCGCTTCGGCGTTGAAACGCTTCGCGAGCCGCCATCCGTAGGATTTTTCCGCATTCCACGCCACCGGGCCATTCTCCACGTAGCCGTAAAGATCAGCCTTTTCCCCGCATGTGATGGAATCGCCAATACAAATCAGCTTGCGAGAAGGAGTCGGCGGCGCCGGCAGCAGTTTCCCGCTTTCAGAAAGGGTCACGCTATCGAATCGCGCAACGCCTATCCAGGATTCCGAGCGACGCACGAGGCGCAGCTCGTGTTCCGCCTTGGCATCGAGTCCGCTGGCGATTTCCACATCGAAGCTGCCCGATGGCAGATCCAGGCGAGGAAGGGACTCGCCATCGAGCGTCACGTTGAAGTGGGCGCTCTGGCCAAGCGTCGCTCCCGACAAGGCAATGCTCGATCCGGTAAACCGAATCACCGTTTCGATGCCCGGAAACCCCATAACGGCCGAACCGTCCTCGGTCGCTACGCGGCCGCTATAGCGGATTTCTGGAGACGCGGCCGGAAAGGAGTTTATCTCGGAAACGTCTTGCGATTGGGCGTATGAAAGCAGCATGGCCATAAACACGAGGGAAAGAAAACGGTTCATGAGGTAAAGTCTCCTTCAGCCACGGCGAAACGCAATGCGCCAAAATGACGTTTTTCCGCATCCCATCTTAGATTTCGAAGATCTGACCGGCCTACCAAAACGTGGTTAACATCGAGGCCCCTATCGGCTCAGTTGAACAAGACAACGGACTCCATTCGGTCTTCCCGCTTTTGCGATGGGGTTGCAGGAAGCTGGGGGGCGGGTTGACCACGAGCCGGGCGCGGCCGCGCTCCGGCACGCGCATTTCCTCTCAGCATGCGTTCCAGCTTTTCGATCTGCCTCAGCAGATCCTGAGAGTGATTCTCCATCTCCTGCGCGGTCGAGGAGCATTCCTCGGAGCTGGCGGCATTCTGCTGGGTCACGCTATCGATTTCGCTGATGGATGTAGTGACTTGACCAATACCGCTATTCTGCTGCGAGGAGGACTGAGCCACCAGATCGAGGGCGGCTCGCGAGCGTGACGCCTGTTGCACGATCTTCTCCAAGTGAGTATGAACGTCCTCCGTAATGCGAGTGCCTTCCTTCACGCTGCGAATGGCGGTCTCGATCTTCTCACGGGTGGAATTCGCAGAGCCCGCGCTCTTGTGGGCGAGAGATCGCACCTCTTCGGCTACAATGGCGAAACCGGCTCCCGCTTCGCCAGCGCGCGCCGCTTCCACGGCTGCGTTGAGGGCGAGGATGTTCGTCTGGAACGCGATCTCCTCGATGGACTTGGCAATGTCGGCGATCTGGTCGCTGGACTCCTCGATGCACTTCATCGACTTGCCCATTTGATCCATGGCTTGAGACCCTTGAAGGGCGGTCTGGTCAGTCTCGCGGGCGATGGCTTGCGCATCGCGAACGTGCTCTTCATTGGTATCCGAAATCGCCTTCATTTCTTCCATGGTGGCGCTGATCTCTTCGATCGAGGCAGCCTGTTGGGCGCCCCCATCCGCGAGGCGCTGGCTCGAGCTCGCTAAAGAGCGTGAACGCTCCAAGCCCTCGTCAGCTTTCTTGCGCAGGGTGTCCGCGATCGAACCGATCGTTTTGTAAAGATTGCTCGCTAGGAAATGGCCCGATCCGATGCAGACTCCAATGCAAAGGAGACCGAGCGCGACCGCTTGCCACTTGTACCATTGAGCCTCCGCAAGGCGCTCCTTGGTGTACGTTTCGATGTCGTTCAGAATGAAATCCTTCAGCGATCCGATTCCAGCCATCACCTGAGCGCCAGCTTCCTCAG comes from Pelagicoccus sp. SDUM812003 and encodes:
- a CDS encoding TonB-dependent receptor plug domain-containing protein; the encoded protein is MSPFFLLSNALAQFREGEEPSLSELSLEELGKVPAVVSSKLPSQLFNAPTGSFVFDQDAIENLPVDSLPEMLRYAPGTHIVRPSNGIWGLGIRGINSRFFNRVQFTVDEQNVYSTIFAGLFGSQHDMLMEDVASVEVAYGPGGGTWDNNAVNGMVNVLMKTAFETEGTILETKLGTESRGVAGRVGWAIDESSSARVFVKGDMRDSSFTRFDYGNEWDTARAGFRYDKRPSSRDLISVSGEVFYSDLGYAYNLANFDTGALEFMADSETFKGANAQVKWTRNNSNDSAYSVRSWVAYSDMEAPYAAFGIATGGVEGRARIPLSDTQVLNVNLGGAYDEEYTDSTKASDFTSDLLHNFALYSGFQHEWELAPDQLLLSWGLDARYEDKSKLDTISPNARIIYDLDRSSRVWLSFSQAQRTTPVSLSVIDSLRSGKIVDEPLSIPTPGGPIIIDRNLTDARSNEELDTERLDALEIGYRKVFDDEKGSLSFNAFSYSYDEIFARIGISATPVLGVEYPYLDVQGSYTNLLKGDAYGFEVFGDWKVSDWLRTSFSYSRLVDSFESIVETDDPFVQSSIDFSLSEFDNSTPGHLATLNLESTFNSHWRMDTGLRYSSGYDFPKGYQPSIFQLDTRLTWMKSDHVRLSLVGRNLLDPYTQEARLKDFFGHWTEMKREVYLEVKVEF
- a CDS encoding response regulator — its product is MKAAFQSRFRNLSLRNKLLGICAISSLVTLTGLLSISLYREWDSFLERKVSMLRALSEILESNTEAALLYQDPATAKEYVDSLKAEADLEAVVLYDEQGNVFSSYSRTQGSAPSEYPDFDGEKWMGKRLHFASDIHSEDGQFLGKLLIEMGTDSYTRFVNRSIWMALLLLSAGVGITLLLAARLIKLITEPIQELVEVTSDVTNEDTLERRARKRYNDEIGKLVDSFNLMLEKISKRDASLRDMNAELERKVEKRTVDLKKRNEELEAAMEAAKAASVAKSEFLATTSHELRTPLNPIIGYVEKLQRESKDDLSQKELGLIRQSAEQLLRLIDEILDFSRIERGKLKLSEDRVSYQEVCQNVVFLLEPQAAAKDVELTYMDSSEDGFEDVLLLLDEGRLRQVMLNLVNNAVKFTDKGFVRVRTRLTSRSDGYILRLTVEDTGIGISAENQKMLFKPFSQIDGSWTREYGGMGLGLAISQKIVNAMNGTIECESKEGMGSRFHVLIPVQPVLSPFEDVKSDGSEEALEAQNNAADILLVEDELVNRELMSALLNDLGHRVDVASNGLEALEMIEKESYDFILLDISMPKLDGFETSKRIRASNTPNKDVPIVAMTAHATPEDRERCVEVGMSDYLSKPVSFSKLKRMLTHWLGTSQSL
- a CDS encoding GDSL-type esterase/lipase family protein, giving the protein MNRFLSLVFMAMLLSYAQSQDVSEINSFPAASPEIRYSGRVATEDGSAVMGFPGIETVIRFTGSSIALSGATLGQSAHFNVTLDGESLPRLDLPSGSFDVEIASGLDAKAEHELRLVRRSESWIGVARFDSVTLSESGKLLPAPPTPSRKLICIGDSITCGEKADLYGYVENGPVAWNAEKSYGWRLAKRFNAEAHLVSYGGRGLIRDWQGLSEPATGPQLFERVLPDNESLQWNHDRFSPDLVTVCLGTNDFSQGIPEREHFVSAYVAFVRRIHEVHPNARILLISSPWFGDGDPKKEALNSYIEETIATVSADGSDYASHHFFDTTYPGTKRDAHPISPQHRAMAEDISRTLSQWLGW
- a CDS encoding glycoside hydrolase family 43 protein, with the translated sequence MSEKPLIKHLYTADPSAHVFEGKLYIYPSHDRETDQPTNDNGDQYDMVDYHVFSMESIDGEVTDHGVALDMKDVPWVKQQMWAPDAAAKNGKYYLYFPARGKDDIFRIGVAVGNRPEGPFTPQPEPMKGSFSIDPAVFVDDDNEAYIYFGGIWGGQLQNWEGDSFDPDGKEPEGDAPALLPRVAKLTDDMLEFAETPRRIEILDENGDLLKGGDHDRRFFEAAWLHKYNGKYYFSYSTGDTHYLCYAMGDSPYGPFTYGGRILEPVLGWTTHHSIVEFKGKWYLFHHDCELSDGVNHLRNVKVKEIFYDDDGKILPAK
- a CDS encoding YfiR family protein, with product MSHLPSRLLSVLASAFVACACLITPASGQLMQIDEVKANYISGFLQYVNWTADQAADGIVIGVVGSKEIERRLAAGAIKQPGRSDVVQIVTIDPGDDLSAIDVLYVAKGHKSSWSRLMKTCREHDILTIGEEEGFLSAGGCIEFVTRRNTIRFMIHIENAREHGVDFRSKLLDVALEIR
- a CDS encoding methyl-accepting chemotaxis protein, which produces MSLKARIFVSNLFIAVFALILATVLYVDHSSEVSKLRSFSKVSELLVLFIKTSESFAEESVAAWGASPTMDYYSQESVDRYEQQVELTNGLFDDIEALVQDLDKSQYSDRFIDMVQNELDFHAHVDEIRDGLRSGRVAAWPSVQRYVEEINWLIGLIPQLAIEAHDAELVRKMILADATMQLRLRTERHVGMMVYNLDTGEVTETVNTVSKQYLTDSQTLLSKIRANAPEDARKLIDRKITNHHWDLVLESTRLLIDEGVYREGINQPLVFDQSIVKPTEEAGAQVMAGIGSLKDFILNDIETYTKERLAEAQWYKWQAVALGLLCIGVCIGSGHFLASNLYKTIGSIADTLRKKADEGLERSRSLASSSQRLADGGAQQAASIEEISATMEEMKAISDTNEEHVRDAQAIARETDQTALQGSQAMDQMGKSMKCIEESSDQIADIAKSIEEIAFQTNILALNAAVEAARAGEAGAGFAIVAEEVRSLAHKSAGSANSTREKIETAIRSVKEGTRITEDVHTHLEKIVQQASRSRAALDLVAQSSSQQNSGIGQVTTSISEIDSVTQQNAASSEECSSTAQEMENHSQDLLRQIEKLERMLRGNARAGARPRPARGQPAPQLPATPSQKREDRMESVVLFN